A region of the Bacillus sp. NP247 genome:
ATATAAAATATAATGAGTGAAAGGGGAGGGAACATAAATGCCAAATTGGTTTAGAAAAACCTTAGTCGCATTAATTACCGTATTTACATTTGGTTTAGTGACGCCTCCTTCCATATTGCTTGATAATGCCAAAGCTGCGGACAAGCCTACGAGCACAGCTGGGCAACAAAATTTGGAGAGTACGTCCTATACATATGAAGAAGCGAATGACAGGTTAACCACCGATACTTTTATTACTTATGCAATGCAAGAAGCAGAGAAGCAGTCGATGCAAAAGTTTGGAACTAAAATTGGTCCAGTAATTGAAGATGAGTTTAAAGATGTAATATTACCGAAAATTGAAGAGGCAATTGCTGAGCTTGCCAATGATGTACCGGAGGAGTCGTTACAATCATTATCGATTTCTCAGAAACCAGCTGGTGGAAATAATGAAAAGATTTTTCACGTTTACGATACGAAATCTGGAAATGACTTACTACGATTTCATGTAAGAAGAGATCATCCACCACAAGAAGGTTATTATTTCAATTTCCACTATCATCGTTTTGATGATGGATACTCTGGACATCATGAATTAGGAAATATTTATTGGAATACGAATGTACCGCCAAAATGGCTTTCTTAAAAAGAACAAGAGAAAATCTTGTTCTTTTTTTATTGATAAAAGGGTAAGACAACTATGCTGTTGAATACCATATGTTTAAGAAAAAGAAGAAAAGGGAGTATGGGGATGCAAAAATATATTGTTTTTGACTTTGATGGCACATTAGTAGATTCACAAAATATATTTGTACCGATCTATAATCAAATTGCTGAAAAGCATGGTTATAAAACAGTAAGGGAAGAAGAAATTGAGGATTTACGTAAATTAACGATGCCAGAGAGATGTAAACGACTCGATGTACCACTGTATAAACTACCGATATTAGCGTTAGAGTTTTATAAATTATATCAACCCGCTATAAAAGATCTCGTTTTGTTCCATGGGATGAAGGATGTATTAGATGAATTACATAAAAAAGGCTACGGGATTGCCGTCATATCATCGAACTCAGAAGAGCATATTCGGGCGTTTTTACACAATAATGGTATCGAAAATATTCAAGAAGTGTATTGTTCTAAAAATTTGTTTGGTAAAGATAAAATGATAAAAAGATTTTTAAAATCAAAAAAAATAACAGAGCAAGATATGTTATATGTCGGTGATGAACAGCGAGACGTAGCAGCGTGTAAAAAGGCTGGTGTGAACGTAATTTGGGTATCTTGGGGATATGATGTCATTGAAACAGTAGAAAAAGATGAACCAGATTTTATGGTCAATACGCCGATGGA
Encoded here:
- a CDS encoding YpjP family protein, producing the protein MPNWFRKTLVALITVFTFGLVTPPSILLDNAKAADKPTSTAGQQNLESTSYTYEEANDRLTTDTFITYAMQEAEKQSMQKFGTKIGPVIEDEFKDVILPKIEEAIAELANDVPEESLQSLSISQKPAGGNNEKIFHVYDTKSGNDLLRFHVRRDHPPQEGYYFNFHYHRFDDGYSGHHELGNIYWNTNVPPKWLS
- a CDS encoding HAD family hydrolase, whose protein sequence is MQKYIVFDFDGTLVDSQNIFVPIYNQIAEKHGYKTVREEEIEDLRKLTMPERCKRLDVPLYKLPILALEFYKLYQPAIKDLVLFHGMKDVLDELHKKGYGIAVISSNSEEHIRAFLHNNGIENIQEVYCSKNLFGKDKMIKRFLKSKKITEQDMLYVGDEQRDVAACKKAGVNVIWVSWGYDVIETVEKDEPDFMVNTPMEIVQIVQGAHF